The following nucleotide sequence is from Mangifera indica cultivar Alphonso chromosome 1, CATAS_Mindica_2.1, whole genome shotgun sequence.
AGGAAGAACATTGGTCCatactggttttttttttttttaaatatattatagcCAAATTTAGAGAACTGGCATAATTAGCCCATCCCACCATTGTCTCTCAATCCTCTttctatatatacatacaccAGTCTTGCCCACTTCTCTCTACCTTTCATAATTTTACTGCTTACACTAGCAGCAGTGATACCAGCAGCTGAGGAAACTTATCCATGGCAGCAGGCAAGGAAATATACACAAACAGCTTTAATAATCAGCACGCCTGTGACCGTTGCAGATCCTTTGGGCAGAAGTGCAGTCATCTTTTGAAGAAGCAACGAGCGAAATTCTACATCCTCCGCCGTTGCATAGCAATGCTCGTCTGCTGGCGCGAGCGTGGCGAGTCTTGATTGATACTTCAGATTGCAGCTTTGTTTACTTGACTTTGCTATATATAGTGTGATAATAGAATTACATACTTTTTGTAATTGTAGCTTATATTTTAGGATAACTCAGTAGAGAGCTTGATGAAATTATTAGCTTCTCAAATAAATTAATGGTAGATCTGTCCATGTTTCTATAATTTATGCAACTTAATTTCTCcttttttcctcttctccttTCTCTGAATGAAGTTCAGGCTGAGGTTTTAAAGGCACAATGGATGTCACAAATTCTTCATTTCTCCTtcatctctcttcttcttcgaGATTGTAGCCACTGTTAAAGGACCAGAGTTTCAACATAATTCTGGGTTGAAGATAAAGTTTTTTATGTTGAATTCTTCAAGCAAATTTAGATTAAAAGCAAagttttattaacataaaaatttaacaagatTCTTCTCTTCATTTGACATTATCATTACTAAAAAAGAAACTAAGGAAAAAACTTCTAATTATTTTTCACACGCAGTTTCTTCTTCCTGTAACTCAAATGGGATATACAATTAAACAGCTTTCACTGATTAAACATGAAAGCATTATGATAAAAGCATGAAGACATGTGGAGTTGATATTGTTGGGGATATGATTTGTGAATTTCAAAGACAATATAAGCATAAGGGCTGATGCTTAGGGAACATCagacaagagaaaaaaaatttagaattgtGTTGCTCGATCGGGCCATGGGCAGCCTTCAATTTCTAGTCTTGTGTCCTCAAATCCCACCAAGTTCTAGTTATTGTTTCTAAATAGTGGAACAAAATCCAATGGTCAAGATCAAATGGAGTGGCTGGCCATACTTTGAACACCACATGATgcaaaaatttatgtatttttcaataatacAGAGAATCAAAGTTAAAtctatcataaattaaaaagcaTTAGTTCTTTTGTAGGTGTGGATTTGAGCTGATTCCTATTAAATCTATGACTTGACTTGAATGAGAAGTTTGAGTGGAACTTCAATTAGGTTTTGAATTGATTCTTTTGTTTATCTAATGACATAATCCGTGATACTATTTGTCCATTAAATGACGTGTTACTTTATTGACaatctaattcaaattaaacattataatttcGGTTTGAAATCAAGTTAAccctaagtttaaattaatttgagtcaaattgacACCTTCCGAACTTATGATATATATGGGTGCTAAGGCAAAATGTTAATGGCAAGTGAGCCCATTCCCTTTGTGAAACTCAACACAGTCACTATTTGGGATACTATTTGTACATGCCTGTTCTTCAAAGAAGCATGACCTAACTTTGATTGCTTTGGGAAAAGAAACAAGTAGGGATGACAACAGGGAGGAGATCTTAATCCCCATTCCTATCCCTGTCCCTATTTCTATTACATAAATGATAAAGATTTCTTATCTCTTCcccataaagaaaaatttttttctcatccCTTCTTTGTctttgtgaagaaaaaatttatttcttgtATCTGTGAGAAAAAATCTATTCTTCAAACCttttaaacacaacataaatatattaaataacaaaattaagtaaaatcaaaatcaattcactattttaaatatcacaaatatcatatattaaccattttaatatacacaataaaaatctaaataaatttgaaaaacataaataatttaaaactataaagatatattagtattttaaataaatatattaatataaaatgatgggGACAAAAGTAGGACGGGGCAGGGCGAGAACGAGGTGGGACAAGGACAGGACTTATGTATCTTCATCTCCGATTCTAaggattttttttgtctctatCCTAATCTATTTCCCCATTTTTATCAAGAAATCTTCTTTTTATTAAAGTTGAGGCTCCTAAATTCAGATCAAAATTGTTATCTTTAGATACAAGTAATACAATATAGTAGCCTGATCATGCACagtaaaagtgaaaaagaaaatcaaatattaaaatctaaagGTGAAAAGCATAATGCAAAAGGATTATATACATACAAACTCCTTTGGAGGTGTTTGGTTGGAGatagataaaaatgattttatatatatatatatatatatatatatatatatatatatatatatatatatatatatatatatatatatatatatatatatatatatatatatatatatatatatatatacccatcgtaatatatcaaataatataagagataattttattattattttcacttaagGTACTGAAAAatcactaaaatttttttaggataaaaataacctcatttttagttaatataataagtaacataagaaaatattttaagttatttaagtaaaataatatactaatatttatttattacctcTCTAATCAAATacgatatttatttatatttataaaaatttattaaatatattaattatttatatctagtaatcttttattaaatataaaataatttatacttagtaatttaaaaaaaaattagttttataacCTTTTAATTTTGACCATGATGTAAATTGACATGAGAGATgctatgaaaatgaaaatactgtttgaataattaaaaagacaaTTGCGGTAAGGAAATAATTagggtgaaaaaagaaaatacaagaaaagaaaaaagtgattaaaatttGCAAAGGAGTGGGTTCTAAGCATCCAAGCAGCAAGGGTTTAAATTCTTTTTgagagtattttaaaattaaaattttgatttatttaatataataattatgaaattgatcatcaaatttaaaattttatagttattagGAGTAAAGTTgctcaatatataaaaaagtgaggaaattgaaagaaaaagagttgtGGGTTGTAGATGCAGGGCCATTGATGCATGGAAAATGTCAGCCGACAGCGAGATTCCTTATAGAGGAAAGGAGTGTGTATCCTTTCTCCCATTCTCAGTGCCGCTCGTGCGGCCACTAGCTTTACGTACTCCATCATCTCTTCCTTTTCCAGTTTGACCTTTCATCGTCCTTCTCCCTCATATATCACcatgaaaaattttcataactttGGCAAGTTCTTCAACCCACAATTCccttgatttaattttctttcacatGATAAACTGTTCTAAGCATCAAATTGCAAGCATTTCAACGGAAAATTACAGTTGGGTTGATGGCGATTGATGGGGtgagaaatgaaaatttgagagtGTGAAGAAAGATGGCCCGCCAAACACGTGAAATTCTGACAAGGGTTTTGAATTGTAGCAGACATGAACAATTGAAATGTAGTAATTACTGGCAGTGTTTTCATGTAGGAGAAATTGAAGACTTTCCACGTTGAAACGCACGTGTGGGTTAAAGGAAAAGGACCACTGATGAGTAAAgtagtaaataataataataataaaggattGATAGACAGTGGAAATCCCTTCTCTCCCTTTCTTTTTAGGTTATCTTCTTCAACCACTTGTCAGTAGTCGCAGAAATTTTTGGCTCAGTCACTATTTTCCACCctactttgatgaaacttctcatatatattaaatttagtttcttttttaaaactaaattagtaAAAAGACAAAAGATGCCATCCATCTTTACTGAAGTTAAATAATAGTCTAGCTATAAAAATGATTAGGGTTGGGAAACATAAAAGAATAACACCTAAATTAGAGAGAATAATATAGGAAACCAAAAAATAGAGTTGAAGAGTCATCAAAACAGTATCTAAAGTTAAAGAAAGGATGAAGTCATAAAGCCACAACAAgatattgaaaacaaaagaacaatGTTAGAGCGTGACTAAAACAGTTATTTGAAGTTGAAAACACTGAAGAACACATTGAAAACAAGAGAATAATCTTGAAAAACTGCAAAAATAGTGTTAGAAGTTAGAAGACAATATTGGAAAAAACCATCTGGAGGCATTGAAATAGAAGAACAACATCAGAATTAAGAAAAACAACTATGATACACATCTTTTGAATTTGGAAATCATTACTTTTAGACCCTCCAATTTCCATCTCGGTATTATCTAATATCCAAGAAATgagaaagtagaaaaaaaagaaaataaaaagaagataaaacattaaaaattagcAAAACGGTTTGTTTgagtattagaatttttaggaAAAAGACTTGAGTTCAAATATAGggtgaaaattaaatttatttactcttattatatattgtttggGATTAAACTTTGATTAGATTCTCCCTGCAATAGCCTGATTGGATCTCATTCTCACGACATTAACAaatttaagaaacaaaaatcGCGATGCTGTCTtatagattattattataaatagaaTACCTTAAGCCGTTGATCTATGAAagaagttaatatttttttatcagtgTTCTTTCCTAGaaacaaaatttgtaataaGCCATTTAACTTTCTCTTCTCAATTATACTTTCACATCTATACTTTGATTTCAtgttattaatgtaattatagaGATACATACATTATTGATAGTAATTAACCCTCAATTATAAcgattatataaaatttatatcaatattcCTTTGAAGCAGGCAAAATGGGACAAAGGAATGCTGATAGTTCTCTATAGACTGCACTTGCGTATGAGATCGATACCAAAATGAAATATGTTGTTTGTAGGATTTTATTTTGGCAAGAGCATAGACATGGAGACCTTAGCATATTGAAAGTTTTGGTTGAGAGTAAGAAAGAGACCCAATTTAAGTTTGCCTACGAATTACTATATGTTCATAAAAcaccagaaaaagaaaaattgttggttTGAGAGGGGAGAGGCTATGCCCCCCAAAGAGGACATGATtgaagtgtatataaaaaatgaaatgatattaTGTTCAATATGATATTATCGAGACTAGAGATGAAGACAGGGTGGACGAGAGGAAAAGATGAAAGGGTGAAAAGATCGAAGGCTAAGCAGTATGCAAGGACAATAATATACACCaagtcaattttctttttcaaattttttcatgtggGATTGTCCCCCATAAAGTAGCTTAGTCTAATCAATAcctaactatatatatacatatatatatatatatagccctTGGCAATTGGCATCCAATCATTATATGAGAACTCTTAACAACTAATATTCACTTTTTGTCAAAGTTTCATGCCCCATCCATTATCAAAATAGAGATTTTCTGTTCTCTTCCAACTTCAAAAGGTCACCACAAGTAATCATCCCAAAGGGCTTCTTTGGGTCTGAGATAGTAATGTTGAAGCTTTCACTATCCATCACGAGTAATGCATATCATCAAATAAACAAGCATAGAAGTTGACATAAGCATAAGTTAAACAGACACAACATTAAACATTATTTAACTGTAAAGGTCATCATCATCCGCACCACCAGCAGTTGCAGCAAAAGGATCTGATGCAGCAGCACCTGTTCCAGCTTCTGGAAACCTAAATTCAGATCCGAACCCTCTCGACTGCTGCAAAGTTTGTGCAAATGCCTGGTATTTCCGTATGTCAGCATCACTGACACTCCTTCGAGCATATTTCATTGATTCTTCAAAATGGGCTGCTTTGATCTCTGCCACTTCATCTTCCACATCCTCTTCCATTGCCTCCGGGTTCTCCCTTCTCCTCCTCTCCCTCTCAATATCCTGAAATAAACAAGAATCCCatcattatattattcttgGTCTCTATAACATAGCTCAGGAAGGAAAATGTTAATATCACATAATCAGTGGAACTTACTTTCTCAATATTCTCTCTAATGGCATATTTGCATGCCCGTTGGCATATTTCTGTAATATCTGCACCGCTGAAGCCTTGAGTATACTTAGCAAGTGCTCTGAGGTCAACATCTTTGGAAACTGGTGATTTCCTCAAGCAAGCCTTAAAAATTTGATGACGAGAATCCTCGTCAGGGAGAGGAATATAAATCAACTGGTCAAGACGACCAGGACGCAGAAGTGCAGGATCAATGATGTCTGGTCTGTTTGTGGCCCCGATAATGAAGACAGTTTTCTTTGCAGACATACCATCCATCTCAGTCAGGAGCTGGTTTAAAACCCTATCAGCTGCACCACCAGCATCTCCTACACTGCTTCCTCTCTGCAAGTAGCAAATGCAAGTAAAAGCCAGAAGCAAAATATGGAATAAATCATCACAATTCTCCAACAGAAGGATAGGTGAGCTAAGAACAATCCAGACGTATTTCCATGGTCAAactaaacaaatataataagtgATTCTCgtctttaacaaaatttttaaaatttcagcagtattaattttaaattaaaattgcaaCAGAACTTTTTCAGGTAGCGCTGTTGTCAATCATGAAAGTCATAATCCCCTAGCTTGTGTAATTGTAGACATTTACCACATCCAAAAATAGTCAATGCGATCTAAAATAAGTTGAAATCATTAAGGGAAAGAGCAAAACAAACCTGGGTAGCAATTGAGTCGAGTTCATCAAAGAACAGGACACAAGGAGCTGACTGTCGAGCCTTGTCAAAGATTTCCCTTACATTGGCCTCACTCTCTCCAAACCACATTGTAAGCAGTTCAGGACCCTTGACACTGATGAAATTAGCTTGACATTCATTGGCAATAGCTTTGGCCAGAAGGGTTTTCCCACATCCAGGAGGACCATAAAAAAGGACTCCCTTTGAGGGTGACATTCcaaatttctcaaatttctcAGGATGCTCCACTGGATATTGAACAGTCTGTgcacaaaaatacaaatttatcaaattttttattttacatagatGAAGGATTAAGTAACCCATGAATCAACTGTAGTTACCTCTTGGAGCTCCCTCTTAACATTCTCAAGTCCTCCAATATCCTCCCAACTGACATTGGGCACTTCAACCACCTGATTACAAAATTCTTAATGAGATACTCAaccaatgaaaaaaataataatagtaatgaaGTTCCAACTAGAAATATCTTGATAATACTCACAGTTTCTCGTAGAGCAGATGGGTTGCTAGTTCCAAGGGCAGTCTTGAAGTGTTCATCTGTAACTGCCATAGAATTGAGTATCTCAGCATCTATTGTCTCATCTTCTAGGTCAATCACATCCATCTTCTCCCTGATGCACTGAAGAGCAGCCTCAGTACAAAGCGCTGCTAGATCAGCACCAACATAACCATGTGTGTCCTTTGCAATTCTTTCCAAATCTACCTGCACAGTACAAAACAGAAAATTCCACAAAATTACGTGAGATTTCTTTCGGAAAGTAGAATATcgaacaacaaaaaataaaataggattTGAACAGTACATCATCAGAAAGCTTCATGTTCTTTGTGTGGATACGGAGAACTTCAAGACGCCCAACTTCATCCGGCACTCCAATGTCTATTTCTCTATCGAATCTACCAAACCTTCTCAGAGCTGGGTCAACGCTGTTGGGACGATTTGTAGCTCCAATAACGATCACATGTGCACGGGATTTCAGTCCATCCATGAGTGTCAAGAGCTGGGAGACAATCCTCCTTTCAACTTCCCCATGAGTTTTCTCTCGTTTGGGAGCAATTGAATCTAtctcatcaataaaaataattgaaggaGCATTTTTTTCTGCCTCCTCAAACGCTTTCCTAAGATTACTTTCACTCTCTCCAGCCAATTTTGACATAATCTCTGGTCCATTGATACAGAAGAAGAAAGCACCAGTTTCATTAGCAACGGCACGGGCAATCAGTGTTTTCCCAGATCCAGGAGGTCCATAAAGCAAAATTCCTTTTGGTGGCTTCACACCAATTGACTTGAAGAGCTGTGGATGCCTCAATGGAAGCTCCACTAATTCTCGAATCTGAGCCATCTGCTTTCTGACACCACCAACATCATCATAACCAACTTCATCTAATCTATCCTCATCCTCCCTTCTAACTGGCTCTCCTTCACAGAAGATCTCAGTATCAGGGGCAACCACACAGTACTCAGCAGGGTCAGTCTCAATAACCTTGAACTCCACACTTCTCATTCCTCCTCTCACAAGGAATAGATCACCTTTCCTCACCGGACGATATGCCTCCAGAAAATAAGCTGCAATCATTTAGGCAATAGACTCAGAAATAATAAAATCCAccaaaaatatatcaacaataaGTCAAATCTATTATATTTGGCCAAAACTAATGATAACCAAACACCATGATAAAGCCAATGTTTTATCATACAAGAGTAAAACAAATCTATATCAAAGAAAATTTAGAATAGTCGGTTCTAACAAATTCCAGAAATAGCTTtagagttttcaaaaacaatcttagtgtaaaaataaaaaggtgaaattttgccaaaaaaatcattaaattgaTCACAAATTGCAAAGTGCCGTTTCAATATTCAGAAATGGATCCAATCACCATAGAAAAGCAATGCCAAACTAAAAGAAATTAAGGAAAACTAGAAGTTCACTGCCAACAACATGTAGGTTATCTACTGAATTATGAACTCTGCAAATTAGAAAAGGAAGAAGGCAAAGAATTAAGTGTCTGTACATACTAGACAGACATGGCGataaatttttctgtttttttatatacCAAAAAGCAAAGTATATTATTACTAGAAGAGGTGAAAATTTTACACATTCAGCAAACTAGCAAACCTGCCCTTAGAACTTAATTTTGCAAACCAAAAACTAAACATTGCTATTACAAGAATTTTAGATACTTGATGGATACCCTAATATTCTTGAACAATTTATGGTAgtacaattaatttttattatttgcaaaGCAATTATAGAGCTAAAAATGAGTGAAACAGTAGGATTAAAAGGAATTCAAGGAAGGTTGGGTTCCTCTACAAACCACGGGCGGGTAAAAGACAAAACCTGTAACATATGTAAATATCTAGATAGAAAAGGCTTAACTAAAGGCTTGAAAGACTAATTACACATAAAAGTATAGCTTCTGTAGACAGAGCAAAATAGGAATCAAACAACCATAAGATTTAAGAAATTAAACTCCACAACTGAAGCTTGAACCAGCCTCATCAGAGTGCACAAAACCAATCCAAATAACAACTTCATACAAGTCAATCTTGACTATCAAAAGAGTGTTCctaaaatttctattacaaaaccaaaaaccaatGGTATTATATACAGATTGGTTATCTATTAACAGGCCTACTAAGGAAACCATAAATTTTTGTAGAAACAAAACTCACGTTTCAAATATGCATCAAAGAGATTTCCAGTAACCCCTTCAATTGTGTCATCGACAGGTAATATGTGCACACGCTTTCCGTATTTAACATCAGGACACTGGTGAACAGAAACAACATCTCCAAGCCTAACCCTCAAGTTTGACCTCACCACCTTGTTCATCCTTATCTTTGGTTCATCACACGTATCATCAGCAAGAGCAATACAGATAGtgtctttccttttctttccctgAAAACCAAAAGCAGGAAATAagatatttgaatataatttacaattgtTTTACCAATAACATGGGATCTCAATACTATTGAAACAAAAAAGAGTCTCATGACTGACACTAAACCACTACCATGGCCCGAAAACAGATAGAGTAGTCTTGGCATAAGGCCAAAAATAcgaaatatatagataaaaccTCAAACTCAAAGCTCTGGGAGTTTGTTTCATAATCTAGCAATTTACAATAATAGCACTCAACACACTATAACGTTACCGGATAAGAAACTGCATATTTCAGGTAAATGGTTCCAACTGAATTGAAACCTATGATCTCCAACTGATATCAAAGTttgtaattacataaataatattaccatATGACGACAAAtattccaaaattaaaataacgaATTGCATAGATAATACATTCCCTAACACAATTTCAATCACAATTCACTAGGACAAAATTTCGTTCCACATTATAACATAACTCCAAAAGAAACATATGAAAAAACGAAAGTAGATTAGCCTGAAACCCTCATTGcggaaacaattaaacatatcCCAATCATAGTCAACGCAAAGACATAATAAAACACTTATATAGAACAACCGAATCATCATCATACAACAAAGCAAACAAAAacccaagaaaaaaataaaaccttgaTCAAGATCGTGTCACCGCGAAAGAGCTGGAGCTTCTCCATGGTATCCGGGTGAAGCGCAACCACAGAGTTATCGTCGTTTACAGCTTCATCTACAACGAGACGATTCGGCGCCTTCTTCCGCTCCAAAATTGCCGTGCTAAAATCCCTCTTCGTCCCCT
It contains:
- the LOC123192907 gene encoding small polypeptide DEVIL 16, whose translation is MAAGKEIYTNSFNNQHACDRCRSFGQKCSHLLKKQRAKFYILRRCIAMLVCWRERGES
- the LOC123222423 gene encoding cell division cycle protein 48 homolog, whose amino-acid sequence is MSNQAESSDSKGTKRDFSTAILERKKAPNRLVVDEAVNDDNSVVALHPDTMEKLQLFRGDTILIKGKKRKDTICIALADDTCDEPKIRMNKVVRSNLRVRLGDVVSVHQCPDVKYGKRVHILPVDDTIEGVTGNLFDAYLKPYFLEAYRPVRKGDLFLVRGGMRSVEFKVIETDPAEYCVVAPDTEIFCEGEPVRREDEDRLDEVGYDDVGGVRKQMAQIRELVELPLRHPQLFKSIGVKPPKGILLYGPPGSGKTLIARAVANETGAFFFCINGPEIMSKLAGESESNLRKAFEEAEKNAPSIIFIDEIDSIAPKREKTHGEVERRIVSQLLTLMDGLKSRAHVIVIGATNRPNSVDPALRRFGRFDREIDIGVPDEVGRLEVLRIHTKNMKLSDDVDLERIAKDTHGYVGADLAALCTEAALQCIREKMDVIDLEDETIDAEILNSMAVTDEHFKTALGTSNPSALRETVVEVPNVSWEDIGGLENVKRELQETVQYPVEHPEKFEKFGMSPSKGVLFYGPPGCGKTLLAKAIANECQANFISVKGPELLTMWFGESEANVREIFDKARQSAPCVLFFDELDSIATQRGSSVGDAGGAADRVLNQLLTEMDGMSAKKTVFIIGATNRPDIIDPALLRPGRLDQLIYIPLPDEDSRHQIFKACLRKSPVSKDVDLRALAKYTQGFSGADITEICQRACKYAIRENIEKDIERERRRRENPEAMEEDVEDEVAEIKAAHFEESMKYARRSVSDADIRKYQAFAQTLQQSRGFGSEFRFPEAGTGAAASDPFAATAGGADDDDLYS